CTTCCTGGACCCGGTCGGCAAGCAGCGGATCATGGCCGAGATCGACGCCCACCTCGCCACCGCCGCCGGCTGAGCCGGTCGGGGAGCAGGGCGCGCGGCGGGAGCTTGGGTGTGGGGGGACCTGACTCCCGCCGCGCGCGCGGCTCCACCGGCCGGTGGGTGCACACGGTGCGCCAGCCGGTGGAACTGGTGGGTTCGTGCCTCGATCCTGACAGCCCGCAGCCGTTGGACCACGGTCGTTAACCGCGATCTAAGGAAGACTTGCGCCAGCGCACAGTCGGCCCCGGACAGCCGGTTCGCGCCGGCCGGCCGGCGGCCCGGTCAGCTGTCGGTGGGGCGCTGCCGGGGCCAGCGACGGCCGGTCTTCTGGTCCCGGGCGTCCCGAGCCATCCGGCCGACCAGGCCGAACCGGCTGACCTGCCGGGGTGTGGCCTCCGGGTCGGCCAGCAGCATCACCACGCTGGCTCCGCCCAGCCGGGCCCGGTCGATGCTCACCGACCCGTTGGCCTGCAACGCCACCCGCTTGGCGATGTCTAGGCCGAGCCCGGTCGAGCCCTGGTCGCTGGTCCCCCGGCGCAGCGCCCGGTCCGGGTCGGCGATGCCGGGGCCGGCGTCGTCGATCCGGATCGCCACATAGCCGTCCCGGCGGGACACCGCCACCTCGAACGCCGTGCCCTGCGGGGTGTAGCGGAAGACGTTGCCGATCACCGCGTCCAGCGCGGCGGCCAACTCGGCGCGGGGCACCGGCGCCGGGATGCGCAGTTGTGCGCCGTTCACCCGTTGCGGCCGGTTCTGGTCGCCGGCCAACGCCGCCCAGAACACCATCCGGTCCCGGACGACCTCGCTGACGTCACACATCGCCGGCCCGGCCTCGTGCGCCACCGACTTGCGGGTGGTCTTGATCAGCACGTCGATCTCACCCTCCAGCGTGACGATCGCCTGGCGGATCCGCCGGATGCCGCGCCGCCGGTCCAGCTCCGCCTCGGAGAACGAACCCACGCTCGTGTCGTCGGACTCCAATGCCTCCGCGTCCAGCCGCAGCACGGTCAGCGGGGTGCGCAGCCGGTGCGACAGGTCGGCCACCAGCTCCCGCTCGTCGGTGCGGGCCGCGTC
The nucleotide sequence above comes from Micromonospora sp. NBC_00389. Encoded proteins:
- a CDS encoding HAMP domain-containing sensor histidine kinase yields the protein MLTAGMCSLVALAFLIPLGLSLREQTRDEAIADAARRSALVTGALAVSTDPAVVERAVVASAEGAPTRPVVHGLGLDESAGRASDADLDRARTDRRSLDVDVDGGVVRLDPVVLGDRTAVVEVFVPDSELGEGAGGTWLLLLAVGAAMAVAAVLVVDRVAARAVDSTRGLVKAALSIGDGDLGVRVEPTGPRELAEAGYAFNRMADRLDAARTDERELVADLSHRLRTPLTVLRLDAEALESDDTSVGSFSEAELDRRRGIRRIRQAIVTLEGEIDVLIKTTRKSVAHEAGPAMCDVSEVVRDRMVFWAALAGDQNRPQRVNGAQLRIPAPVPRAELAAALDAVIGNVFRYTPQGTAFEVAVSRRDGYVAIRIDDAGPGIADPDRALRRGTSDQGSTGLGLDIAKRVALQANGSVSIDRARLGGASVVMLLADPEATPRQVSRFGLVGRMARDARDQKTGRRWPRQRPTDS